From a region of the Mytilus galloprovincialis chromosome 3, xbMytGall1.hap1.1, whole genome shotgun sequence genome:
- the LOC143069217 gene encoding uncharacterized protein LOC143069217, whose protein sequence is MYQGDRFRPIGRHLGFIFSARKEVVENGYVIREIGDQDVIHNHKKIINHLDHTSRMLHIGPDLLVHMNQIELVMRSFPVLVQGLTRDHVRRDRDRQNWKVAQELSFQRVQDCLNDLINGSDDRAPIPSVKGTKAFLYVVHQYVDIFFSPKASLAERISLAGFVTHFLGIWRNYVYLNQALTLTSNFLSQKTYCDILISVHFAVMLICFYRDNFPNSQCLLHLTGSDCFEDFFSKNGQFVGNHHVYPYGQMYRNVSHMIRLSQIEADDNAPKFAKAHIKQENVWKSQYPGGVTCSLRDYPALGEEISAWKIGIRRARDLAKELGIIPRDLNIDLGFDDDDGDDDDGEDDDDTDDNYGWFYKPFDNCNHDKLFKNLSGDTCNNNNHDSDEYCDDDDLDPCIATDETQEIHDSSDDSQDENSTYTPMDIFEPTSSEFMEMHERIDVAIDNFE, encoded by the exons ATGTACCAAGGAGACAGATTCAGACCTATTGGAAGACATCTTGGTTTCATATTTTCAGCTAGGAAAGAAGTGGTTGAAAATGGTTATGTAATAAGAGAAATTGGAGATCAAGACGTAATACATAACCATAAGAAAATCATAAATCACCTTGATCATACATCAAGAATGCTACATATTGGACCAGATTTGCTTGTACATATGAACCAAATTGAGCTGGTTATGAGATCATTCCCTGTTTTAGTGCAAGGGTTGACACGAGATCATGTACGGAGAGATCGTGATCGTCAAAACTGGAAAGTAGCACAGGAGTTATCATTTCAGAGGGTGCAAGATTGTCTCAATGATCTAATTAATGGAAGTGACGACCGTGCTCCTATTCCTTCAGTCAAAGGAACTAAGGCCTTTCTTTATGTGGTACATCAGTATGTTGACATTTTCTTCAGTCCGAAAGCTTCGCTTGCTGAACGTATCTCTCTCGCAGGATTTGTCACACATTTTCTAGGAATTTGGCGGAATTATGTTTACCTTAATCAAGCACTTACTCTGACCTCCAATTTTTTGTCCCAAAAAACATATTGCGACATATTAATTTCAGTTCACTTTGCAGTAATGCTTATTTGCTTCTACAGAGATAATTTTCCAAACAGCCAATGCTTACTCCATCTAACAGGGTCAGATTGTTTCGAAGACTTCTTTTCAAAGAATGGCCAGTTTGTAGGCAACCATCATGTGTATCCATATGGTCAAATGTATCGCAATGTAAGCCATATGATCCGACTAAGTCAGATTGAAGCTGATGATAATGCCCCAAAGTTTGCCAAAGCCCACATTAAGCAGGAGAATGTATGGAAAAGTCAGTATCCTGGAGGAGTAACATGTTCCTTGAGAGACTACCCTGCTTTAGGCGAAGAAATTTCTGCATGGAAAATTGGAATACGTCGTGCCCGAGATCTTGCAAAGGAACTTGGAATAATTCCACGTGACCTCAACATAGATTTAGGGTTTGATGATGACGACGGGGATGATGATGATGGGGAAGATGACGACGATACTGATGACAATTATGGATGGTTTTATAAACCCTTTGATAATTGTAACCATGATAAACTGTTTAAAAATCTATCAGGGGATACATGTAACAACAACAATCACGATTCTGATGAATATTGCGATGACGACGATTTGGATCCATGTATTGCTACGGATGAAACTCAGGAAATACATGATAGTAGTGATGATAGTCAAGATGAGAACTCTACATATACGCCAATGG ACATTTTTGAACCAACAAGTTCAGAATTCATGGAAATGCATGAACGTATAGATGTAGCaatcgacaattttgaataa